In one Drosophila pseudoobscura strain MV-25-SWS-2005 chromosome X, UCI_Dpse_MV25, whole genome shotgun sequence genomic region, the following are encoded:
- the LOC4814875 gene encoding uncharacterized protein: MVEEQTIVVDDDITNVNRESSDDQFLINRSRRNAVHFSSVGEFLSSLNITDTGLTSLKGLHSLSLEHYKKCMLAPEESDREIHSSGSMIENEIGQPPADRI; encoded by the coding sequence ATGGTGGAGGAGCAGACCATAGTCGTTGACGATGACATCACCAACGTGAACAGGGAAAGCAGTGATGACCAGTTTCTGATCAATCGCAGCCGCCGCAATGCCGTTCACTTTTCCAGCGTCGGGGAGTTCCTCTCCAGCCTCAACATCACAGACACAGGCCTGACTTCGCTCAAGGGTCTTCACTCCCTCAGTCTGGAGCACTATAAGAAATGTATGCTGGCTCCCGAGGAGAGCGACAGGGAAATTCATTCCTCGGGTAGCATGATTGAAAATGAGATTGGCCAGCCCCCAGCCGATCGTATATAA